TTAACTCTAAACCATGCTTAGCAGTCTCTTCCAATTTTGATTTCTCTATCTTAAGCTCAGCAATTTTCTCTAAGAATAATTCCTCAGCACTTTGAGCATTTTGTTTCTTACTACTTTCCTCTTTAATCTTCTCATCAAGTTTTTGTAGCTCGATTCTAATCTTCTCGAGACTTTGAGTTAATTCGATAATATTACTTGAATTATCCTCATTGTCTTTAAATTCTAATAATTTTCTTTCATTAAATTCTATATTTGCTTTAATATCAGCAATCTCAGAATTTTTATGATTTATACTTAATTCTAATTGCTTAAGTTTTAAAATCGCTTCTTCTTTTGTTGATTTTAAACTTCCAATTTCATTTATTACTTCTTGTTGCTGATTTTCTAATTGATGTTTCTCACTATCTAATTTCTCAATCTTATCATTGATTTTAATAAGATTTTGTGAAAGTTCATCTAATTCAGCCTTATGTTTAATAGAAGAGTTATTATTTTTATTAATAGCACCTCCTGTGATAGACCCACCACTGTTAATAATTTGCCCATCAAGGGTAATAATTCTGTTTCTAAAATTAATCTTACGAGCTATTCTATTGGCATTATCCATATTATCAACAATAAGAACAAGCCCTAATAGGTGAGATATTATATTTTTATACTCACTATCAACAGTTATTAAATTCTCAGCAATATTGATAAATCCTTCTTCATTTACTACTGTCCTATAAACATCACTCGCTATTGCTTTTGCTTTAATATTATTTAACGGTAAGAATGTAACTCTACCTTTATTAGCTTTCTTTAAATGATTAATACATTGTTTAGCAACATTCTCATTTTCTACGATAATATTTTGTTGTGCTTGCCCTAAAGCAATATCAATTGCAACAGCATATTCGTTATCAAATTCTACAATATTTGCTACACTATTATGAACACCCGCTAGCACATCCTTATTCGCAAGAATCTCTTTTACTCCAATATTATAAAAGCTTAAATTGTTGATTTGATCTTCTAAGAACTTCTTACGGTTTTCCAGGTTACTCTTGAAGTTGTGACCTGTACGAATTTGCTCTTCTATATTTTTTCCATTTGAATTAATTAGAATATTTTTCTCAACTAATATATCAAGTTCTCTTTGAAGATTAGATAATTGTTCATTTAATACCTTTTGTTCTTCTGTAGCTGTAGAAAATTCTTCTTCTCTTACACTTAAAACTTGTTTTTGTCTTTTAATATTATCTAGAATTTCTTTACTGTTCTCATCAGCACTCTCAAGATTTTTCTTAGCAAACTCTATACTATTCTCTAGTTTAGTTTCTTCGTTAATTAAGCTATAGTAAGTATCTTTTAATTCTTCTATATTTCTTTCGATTAATTCTAGTTTACTCTCTTCACCTGATTCTAACGAAGATATTTCTTTGTTAATCTTTTGAATTCTCCCTTTAGTTTCATCATTTAGATTTTCTCTTTCAGACAGCTTACTTTCAAGGTTTTGTTTTCTTTCCTCAAGATACTTAATATCATCGTTAATTTTTTCACTTCTAAGTGTTCTGTTATTTTTTCTTTCCTCAATAACACTTAATTGTGATTGAAGAGATTCTTTCTTCTGAACTAATTCTAACTCCTCATCATGATATTTCATGTAAGTTCTATCTAATGAGACTAAATTATTCTTGATACTTTCTAAATCTTTTATTAGTTCTTCTTGTCTAATTTCAAGTCCAAGTTTTTCTGATTCTTTTTCCTGTTTAACTTGAAGTAAATCAGCAAGTCTTTTTTGATATTCCGCAATGTTATAGACATTTAATAAAATGTCTTTTTCTTCAAGTTCTTTAGAATAATCAAGATACTTTTGTGTT
This is a stretch of genomic DNA from Gemella haemolysans. It encodes these proteins:
- the smc gene encoding chromosome segregation protein SMC, whose product is MKLAKVEVTGFKSFQKKTTFEFKNNLIGVVGPNGSGKSNIIDAIRWVLGEQSAKNLRGSSMKDVIFSGTEDAKRKNFAEVAVTFSNGEDNCEIKRRLYRNGDSEYYIDNKRSKLKDITDIYLDFGINKESYSIITQGKVEDIISSKPVDRRAIIEEASGVLKYKNKKKETNLKLEKTNDNLMRLNDIFSEISGRYKILEDQKNKTQKYLDYSKELEEKDILLNVYNIAEYQKRLADLLQVKQEKESEKLGLEIRQEELIKDLESIKNNLVSLDRTYMKYHDEELELVQKKESLQSQLSVIEERKNNRTLRSEKINDDIKYLEERKQNLESKLSERENLNDETKGRIQKINKEISSLESGEESKLELIERNIEELKDTYYSLINEETKLENSIEFAKKNLESADENSKEILDNIKRQKQVLSVREEEFSTATEEQKVLNEQLSNLQRELDILVEKNILINSNGKNIEEQIRTGHNFKSNLENRKKFLEDQINNLSFYNIGVKEILANKDVLAGVHNSVANIVEFDNEYAVAIDIALGQAQQNIIVENENVAKQCINHLKKANKGRVTFLPLNNIKAKAIASDVYRTVVNEEGFINIAENLITVDSEYKNIISHLLGLVLIVDNMDNANRIARKINFRNRIITLDGQIINSGGSITGGAINKNNNSSIKHKAELDELSQNLIKINDKIEKLDSEKHQLENQQQEVINEIGSLKSTKEEAILKLKQLELSINHKNSEIADIKANIEFNERKLLEFKDNEDNSSNIIELTQSLEKIRIELQKLDEKIKEESSKKQNAQSAEELFLEKIAELKIEKSKLEETAKHGLELIESLLADISDVNEQLTRLEMSKDAESLSEEDELKILENNSKIIAECSERLTMLKTLLSDLDMEKTGLFKREKEITVAQQRNNESLRQKTSEFEKLTVEQTKIEVKIDEYLENLVTNYNVTYESVSNRLTADIIDEVSSYKHDVARLRKEIVELGNINLNAIAEFEEVKERYDFYNEQITDLVEAKEKLEETIAEIDKEVKERFLTTFVQVAENFNKIFKELFKGGYADMTLESPNDILNTGIVIEASPPGKKLQNLSLLSGGEKSLTAISLLFAILQVKNPPFVVLDEVEAALDEENVNRFAKFLKVYSENNQFLVITHRRGTMEAMDTLYGVTMQEKGISYILELELKDVIENFQEVVE